The DNA region TATTTGCGCAGAATATTTTGGGGATGAGCGCCACAAATGCAGGGCTTTTAATGATACCCATGCTAATAAGTCTTACAATAGCATCCAATATTGCTGGGCAAATTATTTCAAGGACTGGAAAATACAAAAAACTCGCTATTGCAGAGTTTGTAATTACTGGAATTGGGATTATACTCCTGGCAACACTGAACGTTGATTCCTCTCCTTATGCACTGCTTGCATATTCCACAATTTTGGGTTTAGGTTCCGGAATGATGTACACCGTATTTACAATAAGCGTGCAGAATTCTTTCAGTTTACGGGAAATAGGAATTGTAACGGCTTCCATGCAGTTTTTCAGGAATGTTGGGTCAACAGTGGCAATTCCAGTGTTTGGATATATAGTAAATGCAACTCTGGCAAGTCCATCTATGGTAAATCTGGGTCAAAAAGAGGCTCTTGCACTTTCTATACAGAACGTTTTCTTAGCATCGATAGCACTTGCATTTGCAGGTTTGGCCATTGCATTCTTCCTTAAAGAAGCATCTTTAAACCATGAATCTTCAGCTCCGGAAATTCCAGGTAATGCAGTTGATGAAGCGAAATAAATAATTTATTTCGCTTAAATGTTTTAAACTAGATTTAACCTCTGAAAATATTTTTTCAGTATTTATTAAGTTAGTGGGAATCTATTTCCTTTATTTTAACATGATGCCCTGTGCACTACTCATATTTCGGGTTATGTAATAATGATTGTTAGGGATTAAATTTTTAAAATAAGAATTTCTAATTTAAATTTAATTCAAAAAAGTTATATACCTAGTAATTTAACGTATATACGTGAAAAATTAAAATAAAAATTAAAATAAACGAAAAAACAGGCAAAAAAATTAAATTAAGCTTATATTGGCGTACTTTTCCATTATAAGTCCCAATTTTTTTGTATTTAGTAATAAGAACTAAATTTTGGTGAAATTATAAATGCAAACAGATGAATCACAATCAACATTAAATTCTCCACTTGGAGATGATAAGACAAAAGGAGTTAATCTGATAACTGGGGACCCAAGAAAGGCAATAATCAAACTTTCAGGTCCTATGATCATTTCAATGCTTCTAATGACCTTTTACAACCTGGTCAACGCAATTTGGGTTGCGGGTCTGGGGGGAGATGCTCTAGCAGCAGTTGGATTTGTAACACCATTGTATCTGGTACTTGTTGGTCTCAGTAATGGTCTTGGTGCCGGTGCAGCATCTGCAATAGCACGTTATATAGGGGCGGATAACAAAAAATGCGCAAACAATGCCACATTGCATTCATTGTTCATTACAGTAGGTATTTCAATTATTCTAACCGTGCTGCTTATTGTATTCCTTAAACCTATACTCATGCTTCTTGGCGCGGGAAATACAATAGATCTTGCAGTCCAGTTTGGACAGGTCACTTTTGCAGGAACTATTTTAATGCTCTTTACAGGTGTAGGCTATGGAGTACTCCGTGCAGAGGGAGATGCCAAAAGGACAATGTATGCAATGATAATATCTTCAGTTATGAACATGATCCTTGACCCTATACTTATTTACTGGGCAGGTTTGGGTATTTCAGGAGCGGCATGGGGTACAGTCATATCTATGGGATTTGTATCTGTTGTTCTGCTTTACTGGTTCTTTGTAAAAAAGGATACTTATGTTTCCTTTTCAATTAAAGATTTTATGCCGGATAAAATAGTCGCCAAAAGTATTTTAGGCGTTGGTCTACCTGCAAGTGCTGAGTTTCTTATAATGTCAATTTTAGCAGGTATAGTAAACGGTTTGCTGGTTGTAGTTGCAGGAACAGATGCAGTTGCAGTTTATTCTGCAGGCTGGAGAGTTGTGATGATGGCTACAATGCCCATAATTGCTGTGGGGACATCTGTAATTACAGTTGCCGGTGTTTCATACGGGGCCAGAAAGTATGAAAACATTTCCATAGCCCATAAGTACTCTATAAAGGTGGGGCTTATTATAGCGGCAGCTACAAGTGTCCTGACATTTGTATTCGCTCCTTATATTGCCATGATATTTGCATATACTCCTCAAAGTGCTTCTCTGGCACCTACAATTGCAGCATTCCTTCAGGTGATGTGTTTCTTCTACATCTTCATGCCTCCGGGAGTGATGTCCAGCTCAACATTCCAGGGCGTAGGTAAGGGAATGACATCCCTCATGCTGACATTGCTTCGAAACCTGGTTTTTATTGCAATATTTGCATACATATTCGCGATATTCTTTGGTCTAGGAGAATATGGAGTATGGTGGGGAATTGTTGCAGGGGATATTCTCGGAGGTATAGTTGCATACGTATGGGCGCGTACTTACATCCGCAGGTTGCAGAGCATTGAAAACCCTGATTAAAAGATACTGTAAATTAAACAGATAATTTGATGGACATCTAACAAAAGTTATTTGTAATCAGATACTCTTTTTTATTTATTTTTAAAATAAGTGTTAAATAAAGCTCATGTTTATTTAAAAGTGTATAGTAAAATAAGCTTAGATTTAAAATGATTTATGATAAAAGGAATATATAAAATCACTTTTGAAATATTTAATTTTCAAAATTACTGCCTTTGGATTCTTTTATAAACCAGATCATTAGGCCTTACTTTATCTTTAACTTTTATACCTACGTTTTGACTTTTCTGAACCTCGGTTATATCTTTACCATCAATCTGTATTGATTCAACCTTTTGAATTAAAGATCCTGTTGTTTTTCCTTCTATTATGATTTCATCTCCAACCTCCAGATCATCCCAGAGCCTGATTTCAGCTGCAGATACATTTTTATAATAATTTACAACGGAACCAATGTCTTTTTTAATATGTGTTGATTCATTGTACCTGCTGGTTTTATAAGGAGTTTTAAAGTAAAATCCAGTATCAAAACCTCTATTAAACACTTTTTTAAGTTCTTCAATCCAGTTTTCATCAAATTTCCACGAACCACTTTCATAGCTGGTGATAGCTTCTCGATAAGCTTTGGTAACTGTTGCAACATAATCTGCAGGTCTAGCTCTTCCTTCTATTTTAAATACATCAATTCCCGCTTCAATAAGTTCGGGGATATGTTCTATTGTGCAGAGGTCTTTAGGACTTAAGATATGGCTTTCATTTTCATTTTGAAGAAGTTTAAACTCATTTCCATCTTCAGATGTAAGTTTCCATTCTTTTCTACAGGGCTGTAAGCATTCACCACAGTTTGCGCTTTTGTCGTAAAGATGCGAGCTTAAAAAACATCTTCCAGAAACCGCAACGCACATAGCCCCGTGTATAAATGTTTCTATCTCTAGATTAGTGTTTTCTTTAATTTCCCTAATTTCTTCAAGTGATAACTCCCTTGAAAGGACAACACGTTTAACTCCAAGCTCTTCAAGTAAATTAAGGGATTCAAAATTAGAAACATTGGCTTGTATGCTCATGTGTGCTTCTATATTGTTTTCCCGAGCAATTTTAAGTGCACCAAGATCAGAAACGATTAATGCGTCTACTTCATAATGATAAATAGTAGGGATAATTTTTTTTAAATAGGATATGTCCTTATTTTTCATTATCGTGTTTGTGCAGAGGTATATCTTTTTATCTGCATCGTGACATATTTCTACTGCTTCTTTGAGGTCGTGAACTGTAAAATTTTTAACATTTGCCCTCATATTGCATCCTTCAATGCCTACATAAACAGAGTCTGCACTGTTTGAAATTGCTGCATTCAATGCCTGGAAATCTCGTGCAGGTGAAAGTAGTTCTACTATTTTCATCACCAGTGTAATTTTTTGTTAATTTATTTTTAGATTCCACTATTAAAAAAATAGTTCTGCATAAAAAGTAAAATAAAATAAATTTAAGTTAAAATATTAAAAAGTTGTAAATTCAGCAGGTACAGCGCCTTGCTTCATATTCTTTAATATTATCAGGTAATCTTGTTGGATATTCACATGTAAGGCATCCAAGGCAGAGCTGATCTCTTTTTATACCTATACAGTCAACCAGTGCATCTACACTTAAATAACCAAGAGAATCTACGCCTAAAGTTTTTCTTATTTCCTCTACTTCTTTATCAGATGCTATTAATTCCCTTTTGGTTGCCATTGCAATTCCATAATAACATGGTGAAATTATAGGTGGACATCCTACTCTTAAATGAATTTCTTTAACTCCTGCTTCCCGTAATATGTTAACCAGAGCTTTAGATGTCGTACCTCTTACAATACTGTCGTCTATAAGAACTATTTTTTTACCTTCCAGTTCTGTTTTAACAGGGTTCATTTTTAACCTTACGGAAGTTTCACGTTCTTCTTGAGTTGGCATAATAAAAGTTCTGCCTATATAACGGTTTTTTATAAGCCCTTCACCATAAGGTAATCCAGATTCTCTGGAATAGCCTATAGCTGCAGTTATTGCTGAGTCAGGCACAGGCATTACAACATCTGCTTCTGCAGGAAATTCCTTTGCAAGTGCTTTTCCAATCTTTAACCTTACATCATAGACATATCTATCATCAAGTATGCTGTCTGGACGTGCAAAGTAAACATATTCAAACATGCAGTGCGCTTGTTTGCATGACTCGGCTGTTGGCATTTTGAAACTTTTTATTTCATCATTTATAAGCATTATTTCTCCTGGCTTTACCGCACGGATGTACTCTCCTCCTACTACATCAAAGGCAACTGTTTCGGATGCAACAAGAGTTATATCGTCAACTTTTCCTAGTGAAAGAGGTTTAATTCCAATTGGATCTCTTACAACAATCAGATCATTGTTAAATAATATAACCAGTGAATAAGAGCCTATCAAACGTTTAGAAACTTCTTGAACAGCTTTTATTATGTCTCCAGTTTTGTGATATTTTTTAATAAGCAGGTGGCATAAAACTTCAGAATCAGTGGTGGATTTAAATTCGTAGCCCTGCTCTTCTAATTCCTTTCTCAGTTCCATTGAATTGATGATATCGCCATTATGGGCAACTGCAATGGTTCCCATATCAAACTCGCTGAAAAAAGGTTGTGAATTTTCTATTCTTGATTTACCTGTAGTTGAATATCTCACATGCCCTATTCCGACATAGCCTTCAAGTCCTTCAATATTTCCATTGTTAAATACATCACAGACAAGTCCCATGCCTCTATATGTGCTCATTTTTTCCCCATTGTGCACTGATATACCTGCAGATTCCTGTCCTCTATGTTGTAATGCATAAAGACCATAATAGATAGGTCTTGAGATATTATTTGATTTTTTGTGAGAATAAGCCCCTACAATACCGCATTTATCTCGCAATTTTAATTCTCCTGATTTTCTCTAGATAATTCTTTAAGTGAAAATAAATTTATTTAGGGTTTGATTTAATATATCTTTTTTTTAGACACTTCAAATTAAATCTTTCCTTTGTCAAACTCTTCTTTTAGTTCTTCGATTTTAGAATCATAAAAAATTAGGACTACTCTGATTATTTTAAGCCATTCAACAGCATCTTTCTTAGATAATGCAACAATTCGGTCCTGGCCGACTATTACATTTTCTGGCTTAAATTCATTACTTATAAAATAAATCTGTTCTTTATTTTCTAACTTTTCATCAAAAACTTCTTTCCATAACTCATTAATAGAGAATGCTTCAAATAATTCTTTATTTTGAACTTCGTCGTACTCATGCTTCATTGAATTAAATCCAATTTGCAGTGAGTTGTATTTATTTTCTAAACTTTCCAGTTCTTCATTTAATTTAGTATCTGTATCCTGCAGATTTTGATTTTCAGTGGAAAGTTCACTATTCAATGCTTCTAAATCTTTAATTTTTGTGGATAAATCTTTAATAGTTTTTTCATATTCTTTTAATTTATCCTGTAATTCTCTAAATAATTTAATATTAGCTATAGAAATTAATCCTGACCTTATTATAGCATTTTTAATCTCAGTTTGTATAAGATAAGGATCCATATACTCGACGTCATGACCAAACGGAAGTTTCATCCGTTCTATATGTCCCACGTCATCTTTCAGGATCTTTTGGAACTTTTCTGCAAGTTCTCGTCCTGGGGCATCAACATCAGTTGCAATTAAAACAATATCTGCTCCTTTTACAGCTTTTTTTGCTATTACGGAGCTTGTTGTAGGAATTATAGAGGATATGGTAATGTGGTATTCAGCCCCTAAAGCTATATTTTTCATAGCTTTAGATACGCTTTCCACATCTGATGCACCTTCTACAATTATCCGTACATCAATCGGATTTTTAATATCCATCTATTTCAACCTATATCCTGTAATTTTTTTATTCTGCCAGTTGTAGCTTCTGATTTTGCTGGATCTGCCGAAACCACATGCTGCACAGTATTTTTTCCTTGCATGATAGGAATTTTTACCACATCTTCTACATCTTATGTGGGTCTTTTTGTTACGCTTACCAAATGATGGCGTTCCCTTCATTTATTAATCCTCCTTAATTATGTTAATATTGTATCAAAATTCGATCTTTAAAATTAGATATCAAAAGTAGTTTGTTATCTAAATTTTAGATTTATCCTGGAGATATATAAACTATATTGTCTCCTCTTATAAGCACGACGCCTAATCTTCGGGATGATTCCCCGTTTTCTAATTCTTCAGCATCATTTAATACTAAGTTCATGTGCATGTCAAAACTTTTTAAAACTCCTCTAAATTCTCTTCCGCCTTTAAGCTTGATTAATACTTGGGAGTTTAATGATTTACCTAACGCGTCAAGTGGTCTTGAAACATTCACATTCTTTTGTACACTCACAATTATCACCTTTCCTATAACTTCATTGTTGGTGTGATTTATATTTAAATGTATCCTTCATTAATTATAAAGTATAACATGGACTTTGGTCATAAGTCAACAAAATATCCATCATTTTACTTCAATATTTTTTGAAATAGATTTTTTTAAAACAAACCATATATCCATTAAATGGAATGGTAGTGATGGTTAGTATGTATTTTTTGGTATTTAATTATATTTAAGTCTTAAATAGAATACTATTTTAATGAAGTTACACATGCCAGTATCTAAATTTTATATAATTTTAAATTATGGTATTTTAAAAATAGATACTGACCTATATAATCACATGATGAATTTGATCACCGTTAATATTATAATGTTTAGATTAAATTTAAAGATAACTAACTTATTAACTTTAAGGTTATTGTAAATCCATTCAAAATATTTTTTAGAATATATTAGATTATATTGTCTAAAATAAAATAATTCTAAAAATTAAAGAATTTAAATCATTTCGGTTTAAAAATTAAACATTACAATTTAAATAGTGTTAGATAAAGATATAAATAGATTTAATCAGGTGTTTAAAATTGAAAATCCGGAAAAGATACTATCTTCAAAAAAAGAAATTAAAGAAAGTAAAAAAGGAGCTTGGAGATTATTCCACATTAATTTCTCCAAAAAGTAAAGTTGAAATTCTTGAAAGCGACCTTTATGATATAATACTGATTGACGGCAAGCCGTTAATCATGATGATCGATGAAGTCCCTTTTCCAACAATTAAAGGGGCACTAGAGCTTGAACTCACTAAAAAATATGTTGTAGTGGATATGGGTGCTGTTAAATTCGTTGCAAAGGGTGCAGATGTAATGAGTCCAGGCATTGT from Methanobacterium bryantii includes:
- a CDS encoding toprim domain-containing protein, giving the protein MDIKNPIDVRIIVEGASDVESVSKAMKNIALGAEYHITISSIIPTTSSVIAKKAVKGADIVLIATDVDAPGRELAEKFQKILKDDVGHIERMKLPFGHDVEYMDPYLIQTEIKNAIIRSGLISIANIKLFRELQDKLKEYEKTIKDLSTKIKDLEALNSELSTENQNLQDTDTKLNEELESLENKYNSLQIGFNSMKHEYDEVQNKELFEAFSINELWKEVFDEKLENKEQIYFISNEFKPENVIVGQDRIVALSKKDAVEWLKIIRVVLIFYDSKIEELKEEFDKGKI
- a CDS encoding LSm family protein, yielding MSVQKNVNVSRPLDALGKSLNSQVLIKLKGGREFRGVLKSFDMHMNLVLNDAEELENGESSRRLGVVLIRGDNIVYISPG
- the purF gene encoding amidophosphoribosyltransferase, with the translated sequence MRDKCGIVGAYSHKKSNNISRPIYYGLYALQHRGQESAGISVHNGEKMSTYRGMGLVCDVFNNGNIEGLEGYVGIGHVRYSTTGKSRIENSQPFFSEFDMGTIAVAHNGDIINSMELRKELEEQGYEFKSTTDSEVLCHLLIKKYHKTGDIIKAVQEVSKRLIGSYSLVILFNNDLIVVRDPIGIKPLSLGKVDDITLVASETVAFDVVGGEYIRAVKPGEIMLINDEIKSFKMPTAESCKQAHCMFEYVYFARPDSILDDRYVYDVRLKIGKALAKEFPAEADVVMPVPDSAITAAIGYSRESGLPYGEGLIKNRYIGRTFIMPTQEERETSVRLKMNPVKTELEGKKIVLIDDSIVRGTTSKALVNILREAGVKEIHLRVGCPPIISPCYYGIAMATKRELIASDKEVEEIRKTLGVDSLGYLSVDALVDCIGIKRDQLCLGCLTCEYPTRLPDNIKEYEARRCTC
- a CDS encoding 50S ribosomal protein L37e, translated to MKGTPSFGKRNKKTHIRCRRCGKNSYHARKKYCAACGFGRSSKIRSYNWQNKKITGYRLK
- a CDS encoding peptidase U32 family protein; translation: MVELLSPARDFQALNAAISNSADSVYVGIEGCNMRANVKNFTVHDLKEAVEICHDADKKIYLCTNTIMKNKDISYLKKIIPTIYHYEVDALIVSDLGALKIARENNIEAHMSIQANVSNFESLNLLEELGVKRVVLSRELSLEEIREIKENTNLEIETFIHGAMCVAVSGRCFLSSHLYDKSANCGECLQPCRKEWKLTSEDGNEFKLLQNENESHILSPKDLCTIEHIPELIEAGIDVFKIEGRARPADYVATVTKAYREAITSYESGSWKFDENWIEELKKVFNRGFDTGFYFKTPYKTSRYNESTHIKKDIGSVVNYYKNVSAAEIRLWDDLEVGDEIIIEGKTTGSLIQKVESIQIDGKDITEVQKSQNVGIKVKDKVRPNDLVYKRIQRQ
- a CDS encoding RNA-binding protein, translated to MKIRKRYYLQKKKLKKVKKELGDYSTLISPKSKVEILESDLYDIILIDGKPLIMMIDEVPFPTIKGALELELTKKYVVVDMGAVKFVAKGADVMSPGIVGADPDIMEGDFVIIIEETHRKPLAIGKALISGQEMVEQNEGKAVSAIHYIGDKLWNLVI
- a CDS encoding MATE family efflux transporter — encoded protein: MQTDESQSTLNSPLGDDKTKGVNLITGDPRKAIIKLSGPMIISMLLMTFYNLVNAIWVAGLGGDALAAVGFVTPLYLVLVGLSNGLGAGAASAIARYIGADNKKCANNATLHSLFITVGISIILTVLLIVFLKPILMLLGAGNTIDLAVQFGQVTFAGTILMLFTGVGYGVLRAEGDAKRTMYAMIISSVMNMILDPILIYWAGLGISGAAWGTVISMGFVSVVLLYWFFVKKDTYVSFSIKDFMPDKIVAKSILGVGLPASAEFLIMSILAGIVNGLLVVVAGTDAVAVYSAGWRVVMMATMPIIAVGTSVITVAGVSYGARKYENISIAHKYSIKVGLIIAAATSVLTFVFAPYIAMIFAYTPQSASLAPTIAAFLQVMCFFYIFMPPGVMSSSTFQGVGKGMTSLMLTLLRNLVFIAIFAYIFAIFFGLGEYGVWWGIVAGDILGGIVAYVWARTYIRRLQSIENPD